One Synechococcus sp. Nb3U1 genomic window, ATCACCTGCCGGTTAAAGGCGATGATGTTGGCGGCTGGGGCATCTTCTTCGCGGTCGTTGCGGATCCAGAAATGGGCCATCTGGGAGGTGTAATCGTCGATGGGGGTCATGGCCACGAACAGGATCGCCTCTAGGCCATTTGGGTAAACGATCTTGCCCCGGTGTAGGAAGGGCATAAACCAATCGCCACAGGTGCGGCGCAGGGTGCGGTCTTCGCTCATGCCCAAGTTGCTTTTTTGCAGGTCGTTGTTCACCGCTGGGATTTCAGCATAGGTGTGAAAGCCGTAGTCGGTTTCGTGAATCTCAGAAAGAGCCGGGATTGGGTTGCTGGTATCCCCAAAGGTGCGGGTGTGGACGATGCTGAAATGAGAATTATCAAAGACATTTTCCATAAAGCTGAAGGCGCTGCACCGCCAAGACTCATAAAAGTCGTGAATCACTCGATAACGGGGATCCTCCGCCTCGGGAAAGTCGGGAATGGGCAGCAAGGGATCCGGCTCCAGGCATACCCAGGCATAGTCGTAGCGGATTTGGGTTTGAAACGCCTTGACCTTGTAGCTGACCGGGATCCCTTCATCGGCCTGTAGCTGGGGCACCTTAACACAAGCGCCCGTCGCATCAAACTGCCAGCCGTGGTAGGGGCACTGAATGCTCCCCTCCACCACACAGCCGCGGGAGAGCTGAGCCGTGCGATGACAACAGCGATCTTCCACCGCTGCCACGGTTCCTTCTGGAGTTAGCCAGAGTACGATCCGCTGGCCCAACAGTTGAAAGGGTTTCGGTGCCTCCTGCAAATGGGAAAGGGGCATAATCGGATACCAAAAACGCCGGAAAACAGGGTGTTGGGTAACCAGCATGGGCAAAAGCCTCGGTTGAGTGCAAGGGATCCACCCGATTGCAAGCAATTCGTGAATCTCTGTTTGCATGGTAAGGAGGGATCTTCAGTGGATTCCGTATCCGTCAACACGAGTTGGGCAACGAAGTGTATGGGAAATGGACCGGGGGGAGCTTGGTCTGGTTGAGGTGGAAGATTGTCGTTAATGCTTTGTAAAATCAAACTCTCAAGATACTCCCCCTTCCCATGACCTCCTATGCTCTGGCGTGGAACCCCATTCAAACTCAAACCCTCATGGGCCACAGTGGGGCCATTTCCGTGTTGACAGTAGCTGGGGAGCTGTTGATCAGCGGCAGTACGGATCGCACCGTGCGGATCTGGCATTGGGGATCCGGTGAATTGCGCCATTGTCTACGCGGGCATGGAGGGGCGATTCGCGGCTTGGGACTGACCCGCTGGCGGGGACAGGAGCTCCTGGTGAGTGGGTGTCGCTTTGGGGAGGTACGCTTCTGGGATCCCCTCACAGGCGAGTCGTTGGGACAGTTGACCACAGAGTTGGGATCGTTGCAGGCACTGGTGGTCAGCAGCGATGGATCCCGGTTGGTGCTGGCGGGGGGATCCGATGCGGTGATTCAGGTGTGGGACTTGCAGAGCCGACAACCCTACCTGCGGTTGTGGGGACATGCGGATCGCATTCATGCCTTGAATCTCAGTCAAGGAGGGGTGTTTCTGGCCAGTGTCAGCGATGACGAAACCGTTTGGGTCTGGGATCTGGTGGCCGGAGAAGGGATTCGGCGGATCCCGTCCATTGGCCCCCTCAATGCGGCGGCCCTTACCCCCGATGGTCGGCAACTGGTGGGGGGCGGAGTGGACTACGCTCTGAAACGCTGGGATCCCCTCACCGGCGAGCTGCTAGGAGTTCATCCCGAACACGACAACTGGATTAGAGCGGTGGCCATCGACCCAACCGGACGGTGGTTGGCCACCGGAGGAGATGACTACAGCATCTGGCTACATCAACTGCCTCGATGTGCTCCTTTGAGGGTGTACCGGGATCCCGCCGCCTGCATCAGTGCCCTTACCTTTAGTGCCGATGGCCAAACTTTGATCAGTGGCAATCGCTCCGGCGGCATCCGCCTCTGGTCGGTGAATTAGAACCCTACCCCCGACAGCACCACCATCACCACCACTGCCGCAAAGATGATCAGGGCGTAAAACTGCGCCTTGCCACTCTCCAGGTATTTCATCACCTCGCCGCTCACCATTGTCACCAGACCAGCCAGGTTGACCATGCCATCAACAATGCGGCTATCCACCTCCAGCGCTTCCCGGGCAACAAAACGGGTGCCCTGCACAAAAACGCGGTTGTAGAGGTCATCGAAATACCACTTGTTCAAAGAGAAGTAGTAGAGCGGCTGCAAACTTTGGGGGAAAGTGCTGGGATCGATGCGCTTGGAGAAATAGATCAAGCTGGCCAGGGTAATGCCAAGCAAGCCAATCCCAACAGAGCTGCCCGCCATGATCAGGAACTCCGACCACTCAAAATGTCCCGCCAACACCTCGGCCCATTCTTCGGCCACGACTGGCAAAATCGAACCCACTTCCGCCAAATGTTCAGCCGGTGGATGAATGAAGGCTTCAAAGTAGTTGGCAAAGGGCGTACCCACCAGACCAATCAAAACAGAAGGCACCGCCAAAGCCAAGAGCGGGAAGGTCATGGACCAAGGAGACTCATGCGGCTCAGAAGCGTGGTGATGCTCATCGTGGGCTTCTGCCGCAGCTTCGGGATGGCTGCTAGGCTGCGGCTTTTCTTGAATGTTCATGGCACCGGGGCCAAAGGCGGGCTTACCGGCAAAAGCATAGGCAAAGGCTGGCACCGGGCGGCCCTCGCTAACCGCCACTTCTTTTTGCAGAGTAATGTTGGTACCGCGAAATTCTCCTTCAAAAGTGAGAAAATACATGCGGAACATGTAAAAAGCCGTGATCCCAGCCGTTAGAAAGCCCACTCCCCACAGGGCCGGGTTGTGCTCGAAAACGGATCCCAAGATTTCATCTTTCGACCAAAATCCAGCAAAGGGCGGGATCCCACAAATGGCTAGGGTTCCGATCAAGAAGGTGCTAGCCGTGATGGGCATATACTTGCGCAAGCCCCCCATGAGGCGCATATCCTGAGCCAGAGCTGGGTTGTGCCCCACCACTGCTTCCATGCCGTGAATGACTGAGCCGGATCCCAAAAAGAGCATCGCCTTAAAGTAAGCATGGGTCATCAGGTGAAACAGACCCGCCCCGTAGGCACCAGATCCCATGGCCATGATCATGTAGCCCAACTGGGAAATGGTGGAGTAGGCCAAGCCCTTCTTGATATCGTTTTGGGTAATGGCGATGCTGGCTCCCAAGAAGGCAGTGCCGGCCCCTGTCCAGGCGATGATGTCCATCACCACCGGGATCCCTTCAAACACAGGGAACATGCGGGCCACCAGAAAGACCCCTGCCGCCACCATCGTTGCCGCATGGATCAAGGCCGAGATCGGGGTAGGGCCTTCCATCGCATCCGGCAGCCACACATGCAATGGAAACTGGGCCGACTTGGCCACCGGCCCCAAGAAGACCAACACCGCAAACAAGGCGATCAAGGTAGCGCTCACCGAGCCAGACGCCAACATCTCCTGTAGATTGCGCCCGATCTCGTTGAACTCGAAGGTGCCAGAAATCCAGTACAGGCTAAGCATACCGAGCAAGAGGCCAAAGTCGCCGACCCGATTGACCACAAACGCCTTTTGAGCTGCCTCTGCTGCCGCCCGCCGATCGTGCCAGAAGCCGATGAGCAGGTAAGAGCACATCCCCACCAGCTCCCAAAAAATATAGATCTGCACCAGGTTGGGGCTGACCACCAAACCCAGCATGGAGGAACTAAACAGGCTCAGGTAAGCGTAGAAGCGCACATAGCCCGCGTCGTGGGCCATATAGCCATCGGAGTAGATCTGCACCAAAAAGGCCACGGTGGTCACCACCACCAGCATCATCGCCGTCAGGTGATCCACCACAAAGCCCATTTCCACCGAGAAGGATCCCGCCTGCGCCCAGGTAATGGTTTTGAGGAAGGTTTCGTGCCCCTGCACTTGGGTGACCAGAATGGCAAAGGCATGTACCATCGCCGTCCCGATCAAAAACACACTCAAGAAAGCCGCCAGGGAGCGGTTGGCTCTTGTCCAAGTGTTGAACATCAGGATGCCCAGGCCGAGCAGGAAGGCCGCCACCAAGGGGTAAACCGGGATTAACCAGGCGTATGCGTAGATAAATTCCATAGGAAATGCTTCTGAATGCGTCCTCTTGCGGTGAATGAACCCGTTCTGCTAGCCCTGTGACTGGGAAAGATAAAGTTGTCCGGTGGGCTGGCGGCTGTTTGACTCCTTCTGTCATTGTAAACTTTTGCGACAGAATCGGATCCGGTATTCCGAGCATCGAATCCATCACAGCAGAGTTTTTTTCTCGAGATCAACCGGGATTCCCGCACTTTGATCGGGAGAGATCCTAAAAATTCCCGTAAATCTGGGGTACAAGCGGGCTTGGATGACAGGGATCCCCCTCAAACGCTACAACAAAAGCTGTACTGCCGGTCTGGAGAAGATACCTATGAGCCTGAATCTGGTCACCCTTGTGGGGCGAGCCGGTATGGATCCGGAGCTGCGCTTCTTCGAGTCGGGCAAGGTGGTGTGTACCTTCAGTCTGGCGGTGAATCGCCTCCGCAAAAATGATGACAAACCCGATTGGTTCAACCTGGAGCTGTGGGGCCGTACTGCTGAGATTGCCGGGGAATACGTGCGCAAGGGTAGTCTGATCGGGGTGACGGGCAGCCTTAAGTTCGACCGTTGGAAAGACAAATCTACTGGCGAAGACCGCCAGAAACCGATCATCGCCGTGGATCGGCTGGAATTGCTGGGATCCCGTCAAGACCGCGACAGCAACATGCCCTCGGAAGAACCGTTTTGATCAGCGCGACTTGAACTGAGCCACCTCAGAGAACCTTACCACTTAGAATTACAGCCTTTTCTAGCCTTATCTGATACAACAGGTTGAGGCCAATCCCTTTCTCCATCAGGTTTTTTGCCTAGCTCAAGGGCCTGTGTGAAGTCGGAAAAGGCTGTGTTAGAATTGCTAGAATCATTGTCAGAATTATCGATAACTCGACAACAAGTACTGACTCTCTTGTGACAAGTTTGACAGGAGCCAAAGTGGATCTGGCTTCATGTCCATGGCTCACCGAGAGAAAAGATGCAGAGAAAATATCAATGCCACACTCCTACCTCATTCAGCACCTCACTCCAGAGGACGAAGCTTTGATGGATGCCCTGCTGGTTACTTTCGGCAAGGCATTTAATGAGATCGAGACCTATCTGGAAAAACGGCCTAGTGCTGAATATATGCGGCGGCTATTGGGGAGTGACAACTTCATTGCTCTTGCGGCTGTGCAGGATGGGGATGTGGTGGGAGGAATCGCCGCCTATGAATTGAAGAAATTTGAGCAGGAGCGGAGTGAGATTTACCTTTACGATTTGGCGGTAGCTAAAGAGCACAGACGCCAGGGCATCGCCACAGCCTTGATTCAGAAGTTGAAGAAATTAGCAGCTGCCCGAGGAGCTTATGTCATCTTCGTCCAAGCGGATACTGGCCCTGAAGATGAAGCGGCAATTGCCTTGTATAGCAAACTAGGGAAAAGAGAAAATGTCCTGCATTTCGATATTCCGGTAGAGGGTGATAAAAACACCATCAACTCTGCATAAGATCTTGTATGGCATCTCGAATAAACGCTTCATCCATCGGATTTTGATACGGGTTCCCCGCCCGATGTCCCCAGATAGAAGGGATCCCTTGGTAGAGGGCATTCGGGATCTGCTCGGCTTCTGCCTGACAGTCGGCTGGGGTGAAGTAAAGATCCGTCAGGCTGGGCATAACCAGGGTGCGGGCCCGAATGGATCTCAAAGCGGCTGTGTAGTTGCCGTTGTGAACCGGGTTATCGCTGATGTCACAACGGATCCAGGTCTCGATCATCGACAGCAGATTATGGGGATCCCGGCGGCGATAACTGGCCTCCCAGGCTTGGGTCAAATAGTCTTCCAAAGTGGCATAGCCTAGCCCTACGTAGAGCTTTTGATTAAAGAACGGTTGGGATGCCGCCCAACTGGCATAAATATGGGCAAAGGCTCGAAACCCCCGGTCGGGCACCCCCAAAAATCGCCGACCATCCCAGGTGGGATCCGCCGTCAGGGCCGAGCGCAAACTTTCCAGAAACACCCGGTTGTGAACCGTGGTTTTGGCGGTGCCACAGAGGGCCGCGATTCGCTCCACCCGATCAGGGAACAGGGATCCCCAGTGATAGGCTTGCTGTGCCCCCATCGACCAGCCGTAGATCAAGCGGATCCGCTCGACGCCAAAGTGGTGGGTGAGCAGGCTCTCCTGCAGACGCACATTGTCCCAGTGGCTGAACCAAAAGCCATCCTCCTGCAG contains:
- a CDS encoding aromatic ring-hydroxylating dioxygenase subunit alpha — protein: MLVTQHPVFRRFWYPIMPLSHLQEAPKPFQLLGQRIVLWLTPEGTVAAVEDRCCHRTAQLSRGCVVEGSIQCPYHGWQFDATGACVKVPQLQADEGIPVSYKVKAFQTQIRYDYAWVCLEPDPLLPIPDFPEAEDPRYRVIHDFYESWRCSAFSFMENVFDNSHFSIVHTRTFGDTSNPIPALSEIHETDYGFHTYAEIPAVNNDLQKSNLGMSEDRTLRRTCGDWFMPFLHRGKIVYPNGLEAILFVAMTPIDDYTSQMAHFWIRNDREEDAPAANIIAFNRQVMDEDQAILETIPADRPLGIETEQHMLSDKPSILMRRKLMALLRESERGSLASKV
- a CDS encoding WD40 repeat domain-containing protein, with protein sequence MTSYALAWNPIQTQTLMGHSGAISVLTVAGELLISGSTDRTVRIWHWGSGELRHCLRGHGGAIRGLGLTRWRGQELLVSGCRFGEVRFWDPLTGESLGQLTTELGSLQALVVSSDGSRLVLAGGSDAVIQVWDLQSRQPYLRLWGHADRIHALNLSQGGVFLASVSDDETVWVWDLVAGEGIRRIPSIGPLNAAALTPDGRQLVGGGVDYALKRWDPLTGELLGVHPEHDNWIRAVAIDPTGRWLATGGDDYSIWLHQLPRCAPLRVYRDPAACISALTFSADGQTLISGNRSGGIRLWSVN
- a CDS encoding NAD(P)H-quinone oxidoreductase subunit 5, which translates into the protein MEFIYAYAWLIPVYPLVAAFLLGLGILMFNTWTRANRSLAAFLSVFLIGTAMVHAFAILVTQVQGHETFLKTITWAQAGSFSVEMGFVVDHLTAMMLVVVTTVAFLVQIYSDGYMAHDAGYVRFYAYLSLFSSSMLGLVVSPNLVQIYIFWELVGMCSYLLIGFWHDRRAAAEAAQKAFVVNRVGDFGLLLGMLSLYWISGTFEFNEIGRNLQEMLASGSVSATLIALFAVLVFLGPVAKSAQFPLHVWLPDAMEGPTPISALIHAATMVAAGVFLVARMFPVFEGIPVVMDIIAWTGAGTAFLGASIAITQNDIKKGLAYSTISQLGYMIMAMGSGAYGAGLFHLMTHAYFKAMLFLGSGSVIHGMEAVVGHNPALAQDMRLMGGLRKYMPITASTFLIGTLAICGIPPFAGFWSKDEILGSVFEHNPALWGVGFLTAGITAFYMFRMYFLTFEGEFRGTNITLQKEVAVSEGRPVPAFAYAFAGKPAFGPGAMNIQEKPQPSSHPEAAAEAHDEHHHASEPHESPWSMTFPLLALAVPSVLIGLVGTPFANYFEAFIHPPAEHLAEVGSILPVVAEEWAEVLAGHFEWSEFLIMAGSSVGIGLLGITLASLIYFSKRIDPSTFPQSLQPLYYFSLNKWYFDDLYNRVFVQGTRFVAREALEVDSRIVDGMVNLAGLVTMVSGEVMKYLESGKAQFYALIIFAAVVVMVVLSGVGF
- a CDS encoding single-stranded DNA-binding protein, with translation MSLNLVTLVGRAGMDPELRFFESGKVVCTFSLAVNRLRKNDDKPDWFNLELWGRTAEIAGEYVRKGSLIGVTGSLKFDRWKDKSTGEDRQKPIIAVDRLELLGSRQDRDSNMPSEEPF
- a CDS encoding AAC(3)-I family aminoglycoside N-acetyltransferase; its protein translation is MPHSYLIQHLTPEDEALMDALLVTFGKAFNEIETYLEKRPSAEYMRRLLGSDNFIALAAVQDGDVVGGIAAYELKKFEQERSEIYLYDLAVAKEHRRQGIATALIQKLKKLAAARGAYVIFVQADTGPEDEAAIALYSKLGKRENVLHFDIPVEGDKNTINSA
- a CDS encoding alpha/beta fold hydrolase: MTYWIQTDFELHCGIRLPQITLAYATYGELSPQKDNLILYPTSYGAQHPDLDWLIRPDGILNPERWFIVIPNMLGNGLSTSPSNDPACGLQEDGFWFSHWDNVRLQESLLTHHFGVERIRLIYGWSMGAQQAYHWGSLFPDRVERIAALCGTAKTTVHNRVFLESLRSALTADPTWDGRRFLGVPDRGFRAFAHIYASWAASQPFFNQKLYVGLGYATLEDYLTQAWEASYRRRDPHNLLSMIETWIRCDISDNPVHNGNYTAALRSIRARTLVMPSLTDLYFTPADCQAEAEQIPNALYQGIPSIWGHRAGNPYQNPMDEAFIRDAIQDLMQS